The Caldicellulosiruptor changbaiensis genome has a segment encoding these proteins:
- a CDS encoding coproporphyrinogen III oxidase encodes MFFRFFVKRGKLELRITYYSNSQKFLYDFQHIIRAFYPGAELSFGNGGDIHFEAHFDGFNVRIQAEMENKEIVVKNFILTDDDHESKRIFGRNLYDILKTLTGKELPWGILTGIRPTKIAYPLVESNLPDKEASEYLQREYYISKKKSHFLLEVAKNETNILNRVDSSAACLYIGIPICPTKCLYCSFSCHELTKRIESLLSLYTQALLTELEKTYKLIEENKNKIVAIYFGGGSPAVIGVQNIKRIFESLFANLDVKDIRETTFEAGRPDTINRELLELLALYKKDFNIRLCINPQTSNDKTLQIIGRNHTFDDIKKAFELASEYGLENINSDVILGLPNEKEEDFKKTIYDVLSLNPASITVHTLSIKRASLLRFKWQDYWFMDEDTVNCLLDWTKSVLEEKGYIPYYMYRQKNMIGNFENVGYSKRGFEGLYNVMIMQEKHNIYACGAKAVSKFIFENDRIERVFNPADIQIYISRILNIERF; translated from the coding sequence ATGTTTTTTAGATTTTTTGTAAAAAGGGGTAAGCTTGAGTTGAGGATTACATACTATTCAAATAGCCAGAAATTCTTATACGATTTTCAGCATATAATCAGAGCATTTTACCCAGGAGCTGAACTTAGTTTTGGCAATGGTGGAGATATTCATTTTGAGGCACATTTTGATGGCTTTAATGTTAGGATACAAGCAGAGATGGAAAATAAAGAAATTGTAGTAAAAAACTTTATACTCACAGACGATGACCATGAGTCAAAGAGGATATTTGGCCGAAATCTTTATGACATTTTAAAGACTTTGACTGGTAAGGAACTTCCATGGGGTATTTTGACAGGGATAAGACCCACTAAAATAGCATATCCGCTTGTGGAGTCAAATCTTCCAGATAAAGAAGCCTCAGAATATTTGCAAAGGGAATACTATATTTCAAAGAAAAAAAGCCATTTTCTTCTTGAAGTTGCTAAAAATGAAACCAATATTTTGAATAGAGTAGATTCTTCTGCTGCTTGTTTGTACATTGGGATACCTATCTGTCCAACAAAGTGTTTATATTGTTCATTTTCTTGCCATGAACTGACCAAAAGAATAGAATCGCTTTTAAGCCTTTACACTCAAGCACTTTTGACAGAGCTTGAAAAAACTTATAAGCTAATTGAGGAAAATAAAAACAAGATTGTTGCTATCTATTTTGGCGGTGGAAGTCCGGCTGTCATAGGTGTTCAGAATATAAAAAGAATTTTTGAGAGCTTGTTTGCCAATTTGGATGTAAAAGATATTCGTGAGACCACATTTGAGGCAGGAAGACCAGATACTATTAATCGCGAGCTTTTAGAGCTTTTAGCTCTTTATAAAAAGGACTTTAACATAAGGCTTTGTATTAACCCACAGACATCAAATGACAAAACACTTCAAATAATAGGCCGAAATCACACATTTGATGACATTAAAAAAGCATTTGAGCTTGCAAGTGAATACGGGCTTGAGAATATAAACAGCGATGTGATTTTAGGCCTTCCAAACGAAAAAGAAGAAGACTTTAAAAAGACAATTTATGATGTGCTAAGCTTGAACCCTGCTTCAATTACCGTTCATACACTCTCGATAAAAAGGGCAAGTTTACTAAGGTTCAAGTGGCAGGACTATTGGTTCATGGACGAAGATACAGTAAACTGCCTTCTTGATTGGACAAAATCCGTTTTAGAAGAAAAAGGATATATTCCATACTATATGTATAGGCAAAAGAATATGATAGGTAATTTTGAGAATGTTGGGTATTCAAAAAGAGGTTTTGAGGGTCTTTACAATGTCATGATAATGCAGGAAAAACACAATATATACGCTTGCGGTGCAAAAGCTGTTTCAAAGTTCATATTTGAAAATGACAGGATTGAAAGAGTATTCAATCCTGCTGATATACAGATTTACATTTCACGAATTTTAAATATTGAAAGGTTTTAA
- the wecB gene encoding non-hydrolyzing UDP-N-acetylglucosamine 2-epimerase yields the protein MIKTLIVFGTRPEAIKMAPLIKELQSDSHFEVRVCVTAQHRQMLDQVLDIFKINPDYDLNIMKHNQSLYSLTADVIIKFEEVLKKEKPDIVLVHGDTTTTFASALSAFYFKTKVGHVEAGLRTYNKFSPFPEEMNRKLTAVLCDIHFAPTKRAKLNLLNEGVEEKDIFVTGNTVIDTLKYTVKQNYKFREPILNEIDYTKRVITLTAHRRENFGKPLENIFEAVLHLTDSFDDILFVYPVHLNPNVKDVAERILKGHPRIILTGPIDVDDMHNLMARSYLVLTDSGGLQEEAPSLGKPVVVLRDTTERPEAVLANTVKVAGTEKEKIIEIVEKLLIDKEEYAKMAHAVNPYGDGFASRRIKDALLYYFGYKKETPEEFKGSDMYVQKLYRRV from the coding sequence ATGATAAAAACCTTAATAGTGTTCGGTACAAGACCAGAGGCAATCAAAATGGCACCTTTGATAAAAGAGCTTCAAAGTGATTCACACTTTGAGGTTCGGGTTTGTGTCACAGCCCAGCATAGGCAGATGCTCGACCAGGTTTTGGATATATTTAAAATAAACCCGGATTATGATTTGAACATTATGAAACACAATCAAAGCCTTTATTCTCTAACAGCTGATGTAATAATAAAGTTTGAAGAGGTTTTAAAAAAAGAAAAGCCAGACATTGTTTTGGTGCATGGTGACACAACTACAACCTTTGCATCAGCTTTATCTGCCTTTTATTTTAAGACAAAGGTTGGACATGTTGAAGCAGGGCTTAGAACTTATAATAAATTTTCACCTTTTCCAGAGGAGATGAACAGAAAGCTCACAGCAGTGCTTTGCGATATTCACTTTGCACCCACAAAAAGGGCTAAGCTAAATTTGCTAAACGAAGGTGTTGAGGAAAAGGATATTTTTGTAACAGGAAATACAGTTATTGACACTTTGAAATATACTGTAAAGCAAAACTATAAGTTTAGAGAGCCAATTCTAAATGAGATTGATTATACAAAAAGAGTAATTACCCTCACTGCTCACAGGCGTGAGAATTTTGGAAAACCGCTTGAGAACATATTTGAAGCAGTTTTGCACTTAACAGACTCTTTTGATGACATTCTTTTTGTATATCCTGTGCATCTGAACCCTAATGTGAAAGATGTTGCAGAAAGGATTTTGAAAGGTCATCCAAGAATCATCTTGACAGGTCCCATTGATGTTGATGATATGCACAATCTTATGGCAAGAAGCTACTTGGTCTTGACAGACTCTGGTGGTCTTCAGGAAGAGGCGCCTTCATTGGGAAAACCTGTTGTTGTTTTGAGAGATACAACAGAAAGGCCGGAAGCAGTTTTGGCAAACACAGTAAAGGTTGCTGGTACAGAGAAAGAGAAGATAATTGAAATAGTAGAAAAGCTTCTGATTGACAAGGAAGAGTACGCTAAAATGGCTCATGCAGTAAATCCTTATGGAGATGGATTTGCATCAAGGAGAATAAAGGATGCACTTTTATACTATTTCGGTTACAAGAAAGAAACGCCAGAAGAGTTTAAAGGAAGTGACATGTACGTGCAGAAACTTTACAGAAGGGTTTGA
- a CDS encoding MBL fold metallo-hydrolase encodes MFFKCIEVGDILTNCYIFGEKEVVIIDPGDDATKIESVIVENKLVPCAILLTHGHFDHILGCHYLKQRFKLPIYAHENEKEILLNPAYNLSYIVGCEVTINCDGYFKEGDVLEFGDLSFKVIHTPGHTPGSSCFLYGSNILFSGDTLFKDSYGRCDLPLGDERQIFESIKNKLLTLPKSTKVYPGHGIPTTIGDELKNF; translated from the coding sequence ATGTTTTTTAAATGTATTGAGGTTGGAGATATTCTGACAAACTGCTATATCTTTGGGGAGAAGGAAGTTGTGATAATTGACCCGGGGGATGATGCAACAAAGATTGAAAGTGTAATTGTGGAGAATAAACTTGTGCCATGTGCCATACTTCTTACTCATGGTCATTTTGACCATATTTTGGGCTGTCATTATCTTAAGCAAAGATTCAAGCTGCCAATTTATGCACATGAAAATGAAAAAGAAATATTGCTAAATCCTGCATATAATCTCTCATATATTGTTGGCTGTGAGGTAACAATAAACTGTGATGGGTATTTTAAAGAAGGTGACGTACTTGAGTTTGGAGATTTGAGTTTTAAGGTAATTCACACACCAGGGCACACACCTGGGTCAAGCTGTTTTTTGTACGGTAGCAATATTCTTTTTTCAGGCGACACGCTTTTTAAGGACTCTTATGGCAGGTGCGACCTTCCACTTGGAGATGAACGACAGATTTTTGAGTCTATAAAAAATAAACTTTTGACTTTACCAAAGAGCACAAAAGTTTATCCGGGTCATGGGATTCCTACTACAATAGGTGATGAGTTGAAAAATTTTTAA
- a CDS encoding fibronectin type III domain-containing protein, producing MYKIMKKLIAILCIVGILTPNFNLQGYSQTLSSSLSLTVVRDSNGVYKITKNSISIKWSAVEEATYYTVEAAYSTSRIDFSTVTTNTYCDITGLAPATLYKITVSAKDQNDKVITSQSIYVITEFKLSAQPEPDPVKEEDIPLGSGGEHPKLIIYFNKIDISPDFQDDVGFRGYNIFVGKSQTASDANQYFVDSTTNEVYKYQGDVNTTIPIRLVKDGQEQFASEDRGIVSLTVYDKYDGIDTPELYPGTMYYITMNPKLDNTAVIYKPLSNISSPTLMQVSAAKIGEIEKDGKILALVRVQWRGVDPGNYKQDEIKYQAYYATSANELPRDNLPPQNIFATTSYYQNEAYIPGLSMTTKYYYIRVEAVFADGTRIPSALIKVSVTELTDIPPTPRNCQAEKLSQTEIKVSFDKPVSDDVYYRYQIWYSTQYDDVLDANNNPTVYKLVYPSESYNPNIDGFVSSDFIKDGTRYSYIIKNLNPNTVYYFKIRIINIADPDNPKKSDFSLVFVGTTETIPTLLVPPIDDNFVTKIDSDTDKIVIYTYQDNLLKEVHDKVYEYVKNSVVFTNYQNVQESVYYQVYVCESIWDENKVVVHFELSSDDLKSQNRIEINNLKPNTIYYIRFKVRVLLLDKNYFSDFSKAYVVTTKPQPVPPTISRPEIPKNFMIAPEDEALTQVSVKLRWDTKQNQSYVILQTFRPLEDNSLSLDDTIRYFTNTLKQRVEIYSQSQSGGFVLEKVVYDPNYPNAPVGAKVYKYVTSPCVFNNLAPNTLYYFSIKAIENGLESYWGSIAITTSPIEKPENLIILSRDSSGHGLTVQWQGSQAYGYQIFVKTESDTGFTLVYSGNITPSSIIDSRTALFKYYIGNLKSNTLYYIRVRSIHIPTGKVSLFAEILGRTLFNQSDFDQDQKKIKEQEENRIREIQSQKQTTVVLENSSDRYFLYIIDQNALDEIERSNSSEFIIDLTKALYSNAKGQVQFSYRVADKLEKMQKTLVIKYRNITIKVPAGALNVPEVETLSKKYNIDKGYILLFAEVALVSWQSTPSTYSADSDVVSFKFFAKYYYNDDIPISNLPKPIDVTMFYNTPIVLPNETRVVYNFSDSSFVSSFSIDKMANKVMFNTTKTGIYGILKTSASSSYTSSKYKDDIVYLAQKYNLNDLYSSFSKVLTQEYAEAVLNTVFASAVENIKNGYLTRQEAIYLLAKVYETKKNTSVDNILITKSTNFNPDGRYKKYILSMMSIGVVDLDLNPADSINVDEFVHYVVNLERLLNF from the coding sequence ATGTACAAGATAATGAAAAAACTGATTGCTATTTTGTGTATTGTGGGAATTTTGACACCTAATTTTAATTTACAAGGTTATTCCCAGACCTTGAGTTCTTCATTAAGCTTGACAGTTGTACGTGATAGCAATGGCGTTTATAAAATAACAAAAAATTCAATTTCAATCAAATGGAGTGCGGTTGAAGAAGCAACTTATTATACAGTTGAAGCTGCTTATTCAACCAGCCGAATAGATTTTTCAACTGTAACTACCAATACATATTGTGATATAACTGGACTTGCCCCAGCAACCCTCTATAAGATAACGGTGTCTGCAAAAGATCAAAATGACAAGGTTATAACTTCCCAATCAATTTATGTTATTACAGAGTTTAAACTCTCTGCCCAACCAGAGCCAGACCCTGTAAAAGAGGAGGATATTCCGCTTGGGTCAGGCGGAGAACACCCAAAGCTTATTATATATTTTAACAAAATAGACATTTCGCCCGATTTTCAAGATGATGTAGGATTTAGAGGCTATAATATCTTTGTTGGAAAAAGCCAAACAGCCTCAGATGCTAATCAGTATTTTGTTGATAGTACTACGAATGAAGTATATAAATATCAAGGGGATGTAAATACTACTATTCCGATAAGGCTTGTAAAAGATGGGCAGGAGCAATTTGCTTCAGAAGATAGAGGAATAGTGAGCTTAACTGTATATGATAAATACGATGGAATTGACACACCAGAGCTTTATCCTGGTACAATGTACTACATTACTATGAATCCCAAATTAGACAACACAGCTGTTATATACAAGCCACTTAGCAATATATCTAGTCCTACTTTGATGCAAGTAAGTGCTGCAAAGATAGGCGAGATTGAAAAGGACGGAAAGATTTTGGCTTTGGTAAGAGTGCAGTGGCGTGGTGTTGATCCCGGCAATTATAAGCAAGATGAGATAAAGTATCAGGCTTATTATGCGACAAGTGCAAATGAACTTCCAAGAGATAACCTTCCTCCTCAGAATATCTTTGCAACAACTTCGTATTATCAAAATGAGGCTTATATACCAGGTCTTTCTATGACAACAAAGTACTATTACATACGAGTTGAGGCAGTCTTTGCAGATGGAACAAGAATTCCGTCTGCTTTGATAAAGGTTTCAGTTACTGAGCTCACTGACATTCCACCAACACCCAGGAATTGTCAAGCTGAGAAACTATCACAAACCGAAATTAAGGTTTCATTCGACAAACCTGTTTCAGATGATGTGTATTACAGGTATCAGATTTGGTATTCAACTCAGTACGATGATGTATTAGATGCTAATAATAATCCCACTGTGTACAAGCTTGTATATCCATCCGAGAGCTATAATCCTAATATAGATGGATTTGTTTCAAGTGATTTTATAAAAGATGGAACAAGATATAGCTATATTATCAAAAACCTAAATCCCAACACAGTTTACTATTTTAAGATAAGAATAATAAATATTGCTGACCCAGACAATCCAAAGAAATCTGATTTTTCCCTTGTGTTTGTGGGTACAACAGAAACAATACCAACCTTATTAGTTCCTCCAATTGACGACAACTTTGTAACAAAGATAGACTCAGATACCGACAAAATTGTAATCTATACGTATCAAGATAATCTATTAAAAGAAGTACATGACAAGGTATATGAATATGTAAAAAACAGTGTAGTATTTACAAATTATCAAAATGTTCAAGAGTCTGTGTATTATCAAGTATATGTTTGTGAGTCTATTTGGGATGAAAACAAAGTGGTTGTACACTTTGAGCTTTCAAGTGATGACCTCAAGAGCCAAAATCGAATTGAGATAAACAATTTAAAACCAAATACCATTTACTACATCAGATTTAAAGTAAGAGTTTTGCTTCTTGATAAAAATTATTTTTCAGATTTTAGCAAGGCTTATGTAGTTACAACAAAACCTCAACCGGTGCCTCCAACCATTTCAAGACCAGAGATTCCCAAAAACTTTATGATAGCACCAGAAGATGAAGCTTTGACCCAGGTTTCTGTAAAGCTGAGGTGGGATACAAAACAAAATCAGTCTTATGTAATTCTTCAGACGTTTAGACCTTTAGAGGACAATAGTTTGAGCTTGGATGATACAATTAGGTATTTTACAAATACTTTAAAACAAAGAGTTGAAATTTATTCGCAGAGCCAATCAGGGGGTTTTGTGTTAGAAAAGGTGGTATATGACCCGAATTATCCTAATGCTCCGGTTGGTGCAAAGGTGTATAAATATGTTACATCACCTTGTGTTTTTAATAACCTTGCTCCAAATACGCTTTATTATTTCTCAATCAAGGCAATAGAAAATGGCTTAGAGTCTTACTGGGGAAGCATAGCCATTACAACATCGCCTATAGAAAAGCCTGAAAATTTAATCATTTTATCAAGAGACTCAAGTGGTCATGGTTTAACAGTCCAGTGGCAGGGAAGTCAAGCTTATGGTTATCAGATTTTTGTAAAAACAGAGAGCGATACTGGTTTTACTTTAGTGTACTCTGGCAATATAACTCCTTCTTCCATAATTGACTCAAGAACAGCTCTTTTTAAATACTATATCGGAAATCTTAAGTCAAATACTCTTTATTACATCAGAGTAAGAAGTATTCATATCCCTACAGGCAAGGTTTCTTTGTTTGCTGAAATTTTGGGAAGAACACTATTTAATCAAAGTGATTTTGACCAAGATCAGAAAAAAATTAAAGAACAAGAGGAAAACAGAATAAGAGAAATTCAAAGCCAAAAACAGACTACAGTAGTTTTAGAAAATAGCTCTGATAGATATTTTCTCTATATAATTGACCAAAATGCTTTAGATGAGATTGAAAGATCAAATAGCAGTGAATTTATTATTGACTTGACAAAGGCACTGTATAGTAATGCAAAAGGGCAGGTCCAATTTTCATACAGAGTGGCTGACAAGCTTGAAAAGATGCAAAAAACTCTTGTGATAAAATACAGGAATATAACAATAAAAGTACCAGCAGGTGCTCTAAATGTTCCTGAGGTTGAGACGCTTTCTAAAAAATATAACATTGATAAAGGGTATATCTTGCTTTTTGCTGAAGTGGCTTTGGTTTCATGGCAAAGTACTCCTTCAACGTACAGTGCAGATTCGGATGTTGTAAGCTTCAAATTCTTTGCCAAATATTACTACAATGATGATATACCTATTTCAAACCTTCCAAAGCCCATAGATGTTACTATGTTCTACAATACGCCAATTGTGTTGCCAAATGAAACAAGAGTTGTCTACAACTTTTCGGATAGCAGTTTTGTAAGTAGCTTTAGCATTGATAAGATGGCAAACAAAGTTATGTTTAATACTACTAAAACAGGAATATATGGTATTTTAAAAACTTCAGCTTCTTCAAGTTATACAAGTAGCAAATACAAAGACGACATAGTTTATCTTGCTCAAAAATACAATCTCAATGATTTGTACTCCAGCTTTTCTAAAGTCTTGACTCAGGAATATGCTGAGGCAGTTTTGAATACAGTATTTGCCTCGGCAGTAGAAAACATCAAAAATGGCTATCTTACAAGACAAGAAGCAATTTATCTTCTGGCTAAGGTCTACGAGACTAAAAAGAATACATCGGTAGATAATATTCTAATTACCAAGTCTACTAATTTTAATCCTGATGGAAGGTATAAAAAGTATATACTTTCTATGATGTCAATTGGGGTAGTAGACTTGGATTTAAACCCAGCTGATAGTATAAATGTTGATGAGTTTGTTCACTACGTTGTCAACTTAGAAAGACTTCTAAATTTCTAA
- a CDS encoding RelA/SpoT family protein has protein sequence MEWNLSDKFEQLIEKVKKYATEEDVNLIKKAYEFAKKYHDGQERSSGEPYIVHPLEVALILADLELDIASIVAGLLHDVVEDTSASLQEIEQEFGSEIASLVDGVTKLGKLEFTSKLEQQAENYRKMLIAMAKDIRVILIKLADRLHNMRTLKYLPPEKQRQKAQETIDIYAPLAHRLGISKIKWELEDLALRYLDPEGYYDLVEKIAKKRVEREEYIQRIINLISEKLKEANIEVGQIDGRPKHFYSIYRKMKQQGKTLEEIYDLFAIRIIVNSVKDCYGVLGIIHTLFKPMPGRFKDYIAMPKPNMYQSLHTTVIGPEGEPFEVQIRTFDMHRTAEYGIAAHWKYKEGRIKSTDEDEKFAWLRELLEWQKELKDAKEFMESLKINLFSDEVFVFTPKGDVISLPQGSTPIDFAYAIHSEIGNKMAGAKVNGKLVPIDYELKNGDIVEIITSPNVHGPSQDWLKIVKSPQAKSKINAWFKKERKEENIQKGKDILEKEIKKMNLPVQYAFKEDVLQAVSQRYGYRTPEDMFAALGYGGITVGKIALRIKEEIKKYIKDDTNKEIQTEKPKPAKASSNNGVLVKGVENVLVRFAKCCNPVPGDEVIGYITRGRGVSIHRRDCPNVEQYLKEPERIVEAEWNVTKDAKFDAQIHVLANDRTGILMDITNLLGENKISVKAIQGRTTRDRIASINLTVEISSTEQLEKIIRKLRKIDSVFDVQRVKGG, from the coding sequence GTGGAATGGAATTTGAGTGACAAATTTGAACAGCTTATAGAAAAGGTGAAAAAGTACGCAACAGAGGAAGATGTCAATCTAATTAAAAAGGCATATGAATTTGCAAAAAAATATCATGACGGGCAAGAAAGAAGCTCTGGTGAACCATATATAGTACATCCTTTAGAGGTTGCTTTAATTTTAGCTGACCTTGAGCTTGACATTGCTTCAATTGTTGCAGGACTATTGCACGATGTCGTAGAGGATACCTCTGCTTCACTTCAAGAAATCGAACAAGAGTTTGGTAGCGAAATTGCATCTTTGGTTGATGGTGTTACAAAGCTTGGAAAGCTTGAGTTTACAAGCAAACTTGAGCAGCAGGCAGAGAACTATCGAAAGATGCTTATTGCAATGGCAAAGGATATAAGAGTGATTTTGATTAAACTTGCTGACAGGCTTCATAATATGAGGACGTTGAAATATCTTCCACCAGAGAAGCAGCGTCAAAAAGCACAAGAGACAATCGACATCTATGCACCGCTTGCACACAGGCTTGGAATTTCAAAGATAAAATGGGAGCTTGAGGACTTAGCTCTTCGCTATCTTGACCCAGAAGGCTATTATGACCTTGTTGAAAAGATTGCTAAAAAGAGGGTTGAAAGAGAGGAGTATATCCAGAGGATTATTAATCTTATATCAGAAAAACTCAAAGAAGCAAACATTGAGGTTGGTCAGATAGATGGAAGACCAAAACATTTTTATAGTATCTACAGAAAGATGAAGCAGCAGGGAAAGACATTAGAAGAGATTTATGACTTATTCGCTATAAGAATTATTGTGAATTCTGTAAAAGATTGCTATGGAGTTCTTGGTATAATCCATACATTGTTTAAGCCAATGCCGGGGCGGTTTAAAGATTATATTGCAATGCCAAAGCCGAACATGTATCAGTCACTTCACACAACAGTAATAGGACCTGAAGGAGAGCCGTTTGAGGTACAGATTAGGACTTTTGACATGCACAGAACAGCAGAATATGGAATTGCTGCACACTGGAAGTACAAAGAGGGGAGAATAAAGTCTACTGATGAGGATGAGAAATTTGCATGGCTCAGAGAGCTTTTAGAGTGGCAAAAAGAGCTAAAAGATGCAAAAGAGTTCATGGAATCTTTAAAAATCAACCTCTTTTCTGATGAAGTATTTGTGTTTACACCAAAAGGCGATGTTATAAGCCTGCCACAGGGTTCAACTCCCATTGACTTTGCATATGCAATCCACAGCGAGATAGGAAATAAAATGGCAGGAGCTAAAGTCAATGGCAAGCTTGTTCCAATTGACTATGAACTCAAAAATGGTGATATTGTTGAGATTATTACATCACCCAATGTACACGGGCCAAGCCAGGACTGGCTCAAGATAGTAAAAAGCCCTCAGGCAAAGAGCAAAATCAATGCATGGTTCAAAAAAGAAAGGAAAGAAGAGAATATCCAAAAAGGAAAGGACATCTTAGAAAAGGAAATCAAGAAGATGAATCTTCCAGTGCAATATGCCTTTAAGGAAGATGTCTTGCAGGCAGTTTCGCAGCGCTACGGATACAGAACACCTGAAGACATGTTTGCAGCACTTGGCTATGGCGGAATTACAGTTGGAAAGATTGCCCTGAGGATCAAGGAAGAGATAAAAAAGTACATCAAAGATGACACAAACAAGGAGATTCAGACTGAAAAGCCAAAACCAGCAAAAGCCTCTTCTAACAATGGTGTTTTGGTAAAAGGTGTTGAAAATGTACTTGTGAGGTTTGCAAAATGCTGCAATCCTGTACCGGGTGATGAGGTGATAGGGTATATAACAAGGGGAAGAGGTGTTTCAATCCACAGGCGTGACTGTCCGAATGTTGAACAGTATTTAAAAGAGCCTGAGCGAATAGTCGAGGCTGAGTGGAATGTGACAAAGGACGCAAAGTTTGATGCCCAGATTCATGTTTTGGCAAATGACAGGACAGGTATTTTGATGGATATAACAAACCTATTGGGTGAGAACAAGATTTCAGTAAAGGCAATTCAGGGAAGAACAACGCGCGACAGGATTGCAAGCATCAATTTAACTGTTGAGATAAGCTCAACCGAGCAGCTTGAAAAGATTATAAGAAAACTTAGAAAAATTGACAGTGTATTTGATGTTCAGCGTGTAAAAGGAGGCTAA
- a CDS encoding radical SAM protein, with the protein MRYLQLLESCAICPRECRVNRLKGEMGFCKIAGGIKVSKAFLHFWEEPCISGKNGSGTVFFSGCNMGCVFCQNYEISQKRFGVYIDIEKLAKIFLNLQAKGAHNINLVTPTIYVPYIIEALEIAKRKGLSIPIVYNTSAYEKPETIELLRGYVDIFLPDLKYFDDEIAKKYSNAPFYFEYATKSILKMYEIVGDVKIENGIMKKGVIIRHLVLPMHTNDSIKVLSWIKDNLKGKVLLSLMSQYYPMYRASEYKEISRRLTKREYQKVVNFVLENDLDYGYIQDLDSATDEYTPDFDLEGI; encoded by the coding sequence TTGCGCTACCTACAACTTCTTGAAAGCTGTGCAATTTGTCCTCGCGAGTGCAGGGTAAATAGACTTAAAGGTGAAATGGGGTTTTGCAAAATTGCAGGTGGGATTAAGGTTTCAAAAGCATTTTTGCATTTTTGGGAGGAGCCATGCATCTCTGGTAAAAACGGCTCTGGCACTGTATTTTTCTCAGGATGTAATATGGGTTGTGTGTTTTGCCAAAACTATGAAATTAGCCAAAAGAGGTTTGGTGTGTATATAGATATTGAAAAACTTGCAAAGATATTTTTAAATCTGCAGGCAAAAGGTGCTCACAATATCAACCTTGTCACACCCACAATCTATGTTCCATATATAATTGAGGCGCTTGAGATTGCAAAAAGAAAAGGGCTTTCTATTCCAATTGTTTACAACACATCAGCCTATGAAAAACCAGAGACAATAGAGCTTTTGAGAGGGTATGTTGATATTTTTTTGCCAGACCTCAAGTATTTTGATGATGAGATAGCCAAAAAATATTCAAATGCACCTTTCTATTTTGAATATGCTACAAAGTCAATCTTAAAGATGTATGAGATTGTTGGAGATGTGAAGATTGAAAATGGTATAATGAAAAAAGGTGTGATAATTCGCCACTTGGTTCTACCAATGCACACAAACGACTCAATAAAGGTGCTAAGCTGGATAAAGGATAATCTAAAAGGGAAGGTTCTCTTGAGCCTTATGAGCCAGTACTATCCAATGTACAGAGCAAGTGAATATAAAGAGATTTCAAGAAGGCTTACAAAAAGAGAGTATCAAAAAGTTGTGAACTTTGTGTTAGAAAACGACCTTGATTATGGATATATTCAGGACTTAGATTCTGCAACCGACGAATACACACCTGATTTTGATTTAGAAGGAATATAA
- the dtd gene encoding D-aminoacyl-tRNA deacylase, producing MRAVVQRVKRASVVVDGNTIGKIDKGLCILLGVANDDTEEDANYLCEKIVNLRIFEDETSKFNLSLKDIDGEVLVVSNFTVMGDARKGRRPNFMFAADKEKAERLYNYFVERIQGLAKKVECGIFQAHMEVEIVNDGPVTILLDSKKVF from the coding sequence TTGAGAGCAGTTGTACAAAGGGTAAAAAGAGCATCTGTTGTTGTTGATGGAAATACAATTGGAAAGATTGACAAAGGTCTTTGTATATTGCTTGGAGTTGCAAACGATGATACAGAAGAAGATGCCAACTATCTTTGCGAGAAAATAGTAAATCTTAGGATATTTGAGGATGAAACATCTAAATTTAATCTATCATTAAAAGATATAGATGGAGAAGTTTTGGTTGTCTCAAACTTTACAGTGATGGGTGATGCAAGAAAAGGAAGACGGCCAAACTTCATGTTTGCAGCTGACAAAGAAAAGGCAGAAAGGCTTTATAACTATTTTGTGGAGAGGATACAAGGATTGGCAAAGAAGGTTGAGTGCGGGATTTTCCAGGCACATATGGAAGTTGAGATTGTAAATGATGGTCCAGTTACAATTCTTCTTGACAGCAAGAAGGTGTTTTAA